From one Ignavibacteria bacterium genomic stretch:
- the folP gene encoding dihydropteroate synthase, translated as MKLKKPTILGVVNITEDSFSDGGLYLNYDKAIEKSLLLVKDGADIIDVGAASSNPESKEVKPHEEIIRLNDVIDKLHSQNISVSVDSFKPEVQKYFLKKNVHYLNDIQGFPYAELYPELAESNCKLIVMHSIQRLGKAQVIETVPENIFDGIIDFFSQRINSLQNSGVSSERIILDPGMGFFLGSNPETSIYVLKNIFRVKEYFKLPILVSVSRKSFLGTIVGRGVNERTPATLAAEIYISYMGVDYIRTHDVRALSDALKVLGMLNC; from the coding sequence ATGAAATTAAAAAAGCCTACAATACTAGGTGTAGTAAACATTACTGAAGACAGCTTTTCAGATGGCGGCCTTTATTTAAATTATGATAAAGCTATAGAGAAATCACTTCTACTTGTTAAGGATGGCGCTGACATAATTGATGTAGGAGCCGCTTCCAGTAATCCTGAATCAAAAGAAGTAAAGCCTCATGAGGAAATAATCCGTTTAAATGATGTCATCGACAAATTGCATTCTCAAAATATTTCAGTTTCTGTTGATTCATTCAAACCCGAAGTTCAAAAATATTTTTTAAAAAAGAATGTCCACTATTTAAATGACATTCAAGGGTTTCCATATGCAGAATTATATCCTGAATTGGCAGAATCTAATTGCAAACTCATTGTTATGCATTCCATACAGCGGCTTGGGAAAGCCCAAGTAATCGAAACTGTTCCCGAAAATATATTTGATGGAATAATTGATTTCTTTTCGCAACGAATAAATTCACTTCAAAATTCAGGCGTTTCATCCGAAAGAATTATTTTAGACCCAGGGATGGGTTTCTTCTTAGGCTCTAACCCAGAAACGTCAATATATGTTTTGAAAAATATTTTTCGAGTAAAAGAATACTTTAAATTACCAATTCTTGTTTCGGTTTCTCGGAAATCTTTTTTAGGAACTATTGTTGGGCGAGGAGTCAACGAGCGAACGCCAGCGACCCTGGCTGCTGAAATTTATATAAGCTATATGGGTGTGGATTACATCCGTACGCATGATGTAAGAGCTTTAAGTGACGCATTAAAAGTGCTTGGGATGTTAAATTGCTAA
- a CDS encoding DUF262 domain-containing protein: protein MSKLNVDQKTIMLLFSDKKSDFLIPDYQRPYAWEEGQCQTLWDDIFTFAFPDNNSDKFDSNEEYFLGSIVTFENDNNKKEVIDGQQRLTTLMLLLRAFYAKFGNMQDENSKSTRERIAQCLWKTNEFGQPNLNILKIDSEVATDNDKDEFLEILKTGIVNKDQKSNYAKNYRFFQEKIDNFLSEYPSYFAYLPARILGNCILLPIDAESQDTALRIFSTLNDRGLPLSDADIFKAQFYKHYTTKNQKDKFIEQWKELEEITARIFKPLNGTPMDELFTRYMYFVRAKQGIKSSTTEALRKFYEKGKYSILKQDETLSNLKILVDFWNDVYNQNTDRFSANILRKLFILNSAPNGMWTYFLSVYFLQNKNGNEQLEEQKLDEFLNKTVAFVWAYAFTNPGVNALRTPVYAEMINIVTDKTVNFEEHKFDENTLRTAINNFEFKNGRPITRSMLTWWAFKVDNQEIPTLTTNFDIEHIFARKRQENDKSLSNTKNLEVLGNKSLLEDKINIRASDYRFSDKTKYYKGFTNDKGQHKAGSIISELVNLADTKTDFNEQDIIDRSEKIVNEFIDFLKQKNLLKQ from the coding sequence ATGTCAAAACTAAATGTTGACCAGAAAACAATAATGTTACTTTTCTCAGATAAAAAATCTGACTTTCTTATCCCAGACTATCAAAGACCTTACGCTTGGGAAGAAGGACAATGCCAAACCCTTTGGGACGACATTTTTACTTTCGCATTTCCAGACAACAACAGCGACAAATTTGACAGCAATGAAGAATACTTTTTGGGTTCAATAGTAACTTTTGAAAATGACAACAATAAAAAGGAAGTAATTGACGGACAGCAACGGTTAACCACTTTAATGTTGTTATTACGAGCTTTCTATGCAAAGTTTGGCAATATGCAAGACGAGAACTCAAAAAGCACTCGGGAAAGAATTGCTCAATGTTTATGGAAAACAAATGAATTTGGACAACCAAATCTAAACATACTCAAAATTGACTCTGAGGTAGCAACTGACAATGACAAAGATGAGTTTTTGGAAATACTTAAAACTGGTATTGTAAATAAAGACCAAAAAAGCAACTATGCCAAGAACTATCGCTTTTTCCAAGAAAAAATAGACAACTTTTTAAGCGAATACCCTTCATACTTTGCATACTTGCCTGCAAGAATTTTAGGTAACTGTATTCTATTACCAATTGACGCAGAGTCTCAGGACACAGCATTAAGAATATTTTCAACATTGAACGATAGAGGGCTACCATTGTCAGATGCCGACATTTTTAAAGCACAATTTTACAAGCATTACACTACAAAAAACCAAAAAGACAAATTCATTGAGCAATGGAAAGAGCTTGAAGAAATTACTGCTAGAATTTTCAAACCATTGAATGGAACACCAATGGACGAACTTTTTACAAGATATATGTATTTTGTCCGTGCAAAACAAGGTATAAAATCAAGCACAACAGAAGCCTTACGCAAGTTTTACGAAAAAGGCAAATACTCGATTCTCAAACAAGATGAGACTTTATCAAATCTCAAAATACTTGTTGATTTTTGGAATGACGTTTACAATCAAAATACAGACAGATTTTCGGCTAATATTCTAAGAAAATTATTTATCCTTAATTCCGCACCAAATGGTATGTGGACGTATTTTTTGTCCGTATATTTTCTACAAAACAAAAACGGTAACGAACAATTAGAGGAACAAAAATTAGACGAGTTTTTAAATAAAACAGTCGCATTTGTTTGGGCTTATGCATTCACTAATCCTGGTGTTAACGCTTTAAGAACGCCTGTTTATGCAGAGATGATAAATATTGTAACAGACAAAACAGTCAACTTTGAAGAACATAAATTTGACGAAAACACATTGCGAACAGCAATCAATAATTTTGAGTTTAAAAATGGAAGACCAATTACAAGGTCAATGTTAACTTGGTGGGCATTTAAAGTTGACAATCAAGAAATCCCAACACTCACTACGAATTTTGACATTGAACATATTTTTGCACGAAAAAGACAAGAAAATGACAAGTCGCTTTCCAACACAAAAAACTTAGAAGTTCTTGGTAACAAATCTTTACTAGAAGACAAAATAAACATAAGAGCATCTGATTACAGGTTTAGTGATAAAACCAAGTATTACAAAGGTTTCACTAACGACAAAGGACAACATAAAGCAGGTTCAATTATTTCTGAATTAGTGAATTTGGCAGACACCAAAACAGACTTTAACGAGCAAGACATAATTGACAGAAGTGAAAAAATAGTGAATGAATTTATTGACTTTTTAAAACAGAAAAACTTATTAAAGCAATAA
- a CDS encoding aminoglycoside 6-adenylyltransferase, whose translation MTQLQMINKTKSIAQQDENISAVFMYGSFTKNEGDKYSDIEFYIFVKNKENFSAEKWVNQIHPVALYFINEYGTEVAIFENLVRGEFHFLKTEEIEIIKSWDGIVTFSDFDQMNLIDKDGHLTKTLNQIKTKSPERITNENILWLSQSLLNVVLTTSNLIKREEFAHAHHSLSNVQKYLLWLIRARINKTQHWESPTKSLEKDIDMTWYSAYKTITSDLNPKNIILAFENSLNLSEKLFDELNIETKLNEILHEIRKNYR comes from the coding sequence ATGACACAGTTACAAATGATTAACAAAACAAAATCTATAGCTCAACAAGACGAAAATATTTCCGCTGTTTTTATGTATGGTTCATTTACCAAAAACGAAGGAGACAAATATTCTGACATCGAATTTTACATCTTTGTAAAAAATAAAGAAAATTTCTCAGCAGAAAAATGGGTAAATCAAATTCATCCTGTGGCTTTATATTTTATAAATGAATATGGAACCGAAGTTGCTATTTTTGAGAATTTGGTCAGAGGAGAATTTCATTTTTTAAAAACAGAGGAAATTGAAATTATCAAATCTTGGGACGGAATAGTTACATTTAGCGATTTTGACCAAATGAACCTAATCGACAAAGACGGACATTTAACGAAAACGCTTAATCAAATCAAAACGAAATCGCCCGAAAGAATAACAAATGAAAACATCTTGTGGTTAAGTCAATCATTACTGAATGTTGTACTGACAACAAGTAACTTAATTAAGAGAGAGGAATTTGCTCACGCTCATCATAGTTTATCAAACGTTCAGAAATATTTGCTCTGGCTTATTAGAGCAAGAATAAACAAAACCCAACATTGGGAAAGTCCGACTAAAAGTCTTGAAAAGGATATTGATATGACTTGGTATTCTGCGTATAAAACAATAACATCGGATTTAAATCCTAAAAACATAATTTTAGCTTTTGAAAACTCATTAAATTTATCGGAGAAACTATTTGACGAACTAAATATTGAAACAAAACTGAACGAAATCCTACACGAAATAAGAAAAAACTACCGCTAA
- a CDS encoding site-specific integrase, translated as MVTTKFIIHKGQKRIAVSFEKKAELIERFKKLDGAQWSATLKTWHLPDTEAYRRKFKMNPEKYLSVEVQHQIAKFVKWLRSKRYSENTIKTYSEAIRVFLRFYSKKALSEIGNEDIIMFNNEYILKKQLSASYQNQMVNAVKLFFLTVQDRRLKIEQIHRPKKPKILPNVLSKEEIRAILEAHGNIKHRVMLSLTYACGLRRSELLNLKPADIDSKRGILLIKQAKGRKDRIVPISEKVVALLRQYYKAYKPTVWLFEGQQKGKQYTAESLQSVLKQALQKAKITKPVSLHWLRHSYATHLLENGTDMRYIQELLGHSSSKTTEIYTHVSTRNLQNIKSPFDDL; from the coding sequence ATGGTCACAACCAAATTTATCATACACAAAGGGCAAAAACGCATCGCCGTTTCATTTGAAAAGAAAGCGGAATTGATTGAGCGCTTCAAGAAATTGGATGGTGCTCAGTGGAGTGCAACGCTAAAAACATGGCATTTGCCTGATACAGAAGCGTATCGCCGAAAATTCAAAATGAATCCCGAGAAATATCTGTCTGTCGAAGTACAACACCAAATTGCAAAATTCGTGAAATGGTTGCGTAGCAAGAGATACAGTGAAAACACGATAAAAACATATTCCGAGGCAATACGGGTTTTCCTGCGATTCTATTCTAAAAAAGCTTTGAGCGAAATTGGAAACGAAGATATTATTATGTTCAACAACGAGTATATTTTGAAAAAACAACTTTCGGCTTCGTACCAAAATCAAATGGTTAATGCCGTAAAATTATTTTTCCTAACTGTGCAAGACCGAAGGTTGAAAATTGAACAAATACACCGTCCGAAGAAACCCAAGATATTACCCAATGTTTTAAGCAAGGAAGAAATTAGAGCCATATTAGAAGCACATGGGAACATAAAACATAGAGTAATGTTGAGTTTGACGTACGCCTGTGGTTTGCGAAGAAGCGAATTATTGAATTTAAAACCAGCAGACATTGACAGCAAACGAGGGATATTGCTAATAAAGCAAGCCAAAGGCAGGAAAGACCGTATAGTTCCAATTTCTGAAAAAGTAGTCGCATTATTGCGTCAATATTACAAAGCGTATAAACCAACGGTTTGGTTGTTTGAAGGGCAACAAAAAGGCAAACAATACACTGCCGAAAGCCTGCAAAGCGTATTGAAACAGGCATTGCAAAAAGCAAAAATTACAAAACCGGTAAGTTTACATTGGCTGCGACACAGCTACGCCACGCACTTACTGGAAAATGGCACTGACATGCGTTACATTCAAGAATTGCTAGGCCATAGCAGCAGTAAAACCACTGAAATTTACACCCACGTAAGTACTAGAAACTTGCAAAATATAAAAAGTCCCTTTGATGATTTGTAA